Within the Syngnathus scovelli strain Florida chromosome 6, RoL_Ssco_1.2, whole genome shotgun sequence genome, the region TTGGCTGGTCCTCGCTGGGCCACGGTTTCCCCCACGTTTGTCTGGAAAAGCTGTTCTGGGGGCTGTTGGCCCGGGCTGTCCACCACGCCTACAGTATTTTGGACCACAAAAATGGTCGTGCCAGGGGCTGTAGCCTGGTTGTTTAGCTCTTGCGAACCGAGCGTACTCTGTAAGCCAGACAGGGACGCCTGGGGCAAGAATAGCTCCACAGATTGATTGTTGGGGACACTAGAAGAACTTGTGCCCACTTGCATGGGCTGCTGTTCCTGAAAAATGCTTTGCTGTTGGTTCTGAGTGGATGTCGAGGTGTTAGCCAAGGAGCTCTGATCCTGGAAAGACATTGGCTCGGCTGTTTCTGGTTGGGAAAGTCCAACTGGGATGCTGCCCATTGGAGCTGATCCTTGGGTCTGGGTGCTGAAAATGATAGTTTGAGGATTTAGATCTGCCGTGCAGAGGAGGAGACCTGTCTGTTGTGGCTGGGAGAGCTGATTCTGGGGGAGGGGGTTAGCTTGCGAATGGTTCGGTATGCTTTGGAACAAGGAGCCCTGTTGGCCAATGGAAAGTTGCGGTGACTGCTGTTGATTTTGCTGCGGTGATTGCTGATGTTCCATGGGGGTGCTCTGCTGTTGCATTTGCGAAAGCTGAGCTTGAGGCTGGTTATGAAACATGGCAACGGGTTGGGGCTGACTGTTGGACGTCTCCATGGTGGAGATGAATGCcaattgctgctgctgctgagacTGAGAGCTCGGCGATAGATACAGGGCTGACCCAGTGGATTGTTGCTCTGTGTTGAGGTTGCCACCTGTCAAGACTGTCAGCGTGTTCTGGAGGAGTGCGGCTTGAACCTGCTGTTGGGAACTCTGGGTCTCTGCAATAGGCCTGGGCGACTGGAATAGCTGCTGTGGGGGTGACGTATGCGATGGGGGCTGTGTGGGGAAGCTGGTTTGGATGGTAAGCATTTCACGAGGTTGCTGAAGGAGGGAGACCGGCTGCTGGACTTGGGGATTGGAATGGATCTGAGGCTGGAGCAACTCGGCCTGAAATTGCTGCTTCAGGTTTTCTAAAACTTGCTGTTCCTGCAACTGTTGTTGCTGCAGGTTGCTCAGTGCTTGGCTCTGTTGCTGTTGTAACTGATGCTGTTGTAAATTGCttaaaatgtgattttgttGTTGATCTTGAAGTTGGATGTTGTTTAGAACTTGTTGCTGGTTCTGCTGCAACTGTTGTTGTTGAATGTTTTCCAGAATTTGTTGCTGCTGTAGTTGCTGTTGGTCTTGCGGCTGCAGTAGAAGTTGTTGTTGAATCTGCATGTTTCCAAGGacttgctgctgttgctgctggagatgatgttgttGCTGTTGAAGGTTACCAAGTATTTGCTGTTGTTGAAATTGTTCcatttgctgctgttgctgctgctgttgttgcattTGCTGATGCTGTTGTTGCATTTGCTGTTGCTGTATCTGCAGCTGTTGCTGTGGTGACAGTGAACTATCTGTAGCGCCCAACCTAAGGCTATTCATGTTCTCTTGGACAtgctgttgaagtgtgtctgcgGCGGATGTAGGGCTGTAAAGCACAGAATttagctgctgctgttgttgctgctgctgctgctgctgctgctgttgctgctgctgggctACAGCTGCCTCTATAACCTGCTGGAGTGTGGTGTTACCTCCAGCCTGGAGCTCCCTTACTGCCCTCTCCAGCTGAGCTACGCCTTCCTGGGCAAATAATGGAACTTGTGACTGCTGTGGCTGGGGCGGAGAGGGTGCTGCTATTTGGGACATGGCTACAACCACAACCCCACCACTGGTAGAATTTTCAGAAGGGATGCTTTCCTGAGGGTCTCTAAGGAACTGCTGGGGGACTTCTGGTGTCACCGGGGGGATGGTTGGATCTCCTGACATTGGAAAGGATGCTGTTGGGGCaatgtcttgtttttgtattgtgtTTAGAGACTCGAGACTGGGAAAGACAGAGGGTGCCTGGGGAAGCTCTACATCTTCAGGTTGTAGGGGCATAGAGCTCTGAAATGACTCCCCGCTTGAATGAGGGCTAGAGCTGAGCTCAAGTGTCTGCTGCACTGAAACAACCGGGCCAGGCGATTGCTATGGTATGAATGGAAAAACATGGATCAGTAAAAACTATGACCGATTGCTTCTGCCTCATACAGTATATAAACTCTCACCTTGAACACGTTTGTGGGCTGTGGATTGCTAGATACTTCCATTGGTGTGTCCTCTTGCCTTTTCACAGGCTGACTAGAGCAGTCAGTTTGGTCAGAAGACACAGTTTGGATCTGACCGTCAAATATACATGTCTTGAAGGAAGGTTCCTCAGTTTTTACTGCTTGAGCATCTGTATTATCAGCTGggggtaagtgtgtgtgtgtgtgtggggggggggggtgtggggggggggggggggtagggttagatatatagatatatagatatatatatatagggcaaaaatatatatcataCATACTATAGTCTTTCTAATAGCAATGACGATGAAACCCAACGCTAAAGGTGATGAAATTTGTAAACCCAATTGAGACCTTAAATTTAGCACTGATGCATCATATACATGAGTCTATGAAAGTGTTATATTCATGGCAGCACATTATCAATAATAGCCTTGGTGGTTGGCAGTTCATTAAACATCATGGAAATAAGAAGCTCCAGTCTGATTACCTGAGTCTGGAGAGTATGTAAAAGGTTGAGCTTCATGTGATTTACCAGCAttggtcatcacaaaaatcccgACAGAAACTGGCGAAGTTATTGATTGGTTGTGGAAGGGAGGAACTGTGACAATCAAATGATTCTGCAGAAAATGAAGATCCAGTCGTAGTTGTTTTCAAATTAACTTCTGATGCATGCAACAACAAGCCAATTATTTTCATTTACCTGATGGAAAAGGTCCATGTCAATATTAGCCTCAGCTTGCCAGGAGCTATCATCTAGAAACATGGATAAGTATTATTTCCCTCTTTCAAAACGTCACATAGAAAACTAAGAATACAGTAGTGACAATAAATACCTGCAATATTCTCTTGAAAAATAACTTTGGTTCCCTTGAGAAAGTTTTTTCCAATGATAAAAACTTCCTCTCCTCCTCTTACAGAGCAGCTGTGGAGACTCTTTTTCAGGATCTCTGGTACTCCCGCTGGTTGAGCTGGAAAACAGTAGATGATTCTAATAAATAACGCTTATCCTTGTATTTACCACAGAAATAACAAAGCTAAAAGGGGTTCAGTGGTGTCATGACAAAGCTGACTGTGGGTATTTGATACAATTCAAATGCAACAGGTGTTCCTGTAGCGAAACACAGATTGTTTTGGTTCAACCTGCTTTCCTACTTACTACAGAGAATGGGTGATGAGGTGACTTGTAGGGTGAGGGTGGATCCATCCGTCTGGGGAATGCTGACTCTAAAGGCCAATCGAGCCCGGGTGCTCTTCTTTTTGGATCCTGCCACACCAATACGCGCCTCCACATCAGCGTTACGGAGCTTCAAAATTCCTACGCAGTCTACCCTGTACAAACACAACACAGTAGAAAAATTCATTCTTATGATATTAACAGAAATCCATCAaaaaattgaccaaaaaaagAATTCCTACGCAAGTGTCATATCATTGCTGGGCTCCAGTGGAATCTCGATAACGGTGGTGCCCTCAATGTCTACTTCCGTACACGCAGTGGTGTTGCGACCAGTCACTCTGCATGCCTGGTAAAAACCGTGAGGCTTCACTCTGCCTGCGTCATTCGCTACGAACACCTGCAGCACTACTGGCTCGCTAACACCCTCCAACTGGGAAGAAAAGACAACAatatgattaaaaaacaaagcagGTCATCCGAATTAATAACTACTATGTTCTCATGGCGAGCGTTGACGGATCATCAATCATGTTGACAATATAAATATCTGTGCTTTCAGGTACAGTGAACACCTGCTAAATCCCTGTTCATCGTTCAAACCCCTGCAATATTGCAGCTTTTGAGCAGGGgattttacagtatgtatacaaACCAGAGTTTAGAGTTGAGTGTCTTCAGTGTAAGACCACAAATCTGCAAACAGGAACACTGACATTGGTCTAACAGCCAACGCTGGAATCGGGAGCCAGTTAATGTGGAAGCCAATTGAACTGTAACACAACAGCCTCCACATCACACTAAATTAATAAACTCACAGCCAACCTACTGTAATCACAGTAAAATAGCCAATGCACGTCAGGCCAAGAGTTCCTTGCGCCGGCAATTAAGCAGAGCCTTTCATGGCCAAATAAATTGATAATCAATTGGCTGTCAATTAAAAGTTGTGCCTCTAAAttggatatttcatttttagcGGACTAAAAAGTTAAAACATACAAACATTGATCATGGATTTGGCCACGACTCCAGACTATACTAAGACTTACGGTGGTAAGCAGATGTGAAATAGTCTAAAAATAGTGAGAGTACACTATGGTGTAATAAGGAGACAGTTAAATGGTGTCAAAATCTGAATATGGCCTAATCCTGGTCTGCAACGTATTCACTGCGATACATTGGAGTTCACTGTAGTTCTTTTCTACACAACTAGACAGCTATACTGTTTATCCGAAGGGCTTTCCTCAGGCTATATGTTGAGTTAAGCTACTTGCTTGGATTTATTACAGTCAGGATGCATATGACTTAATTTTTCAATTGGGTATTGTCATTAAGCGACACAAGAAACAAGGATGTTAGACCAATTCCAATAAGCACTGCGTAATCTCTTTAGTCCAACCTTGATGGTAGGGAATCCTTGTTGTGTGCGGTCTTTGACAGAACCTCGGCTGCCCTCGGTCAAATATCGAGCCCTGTGTTGGGTCTCAGGCTGCACCAACATCTTTAGCTCCTTCCCATTGCTTCTCTGAGGAAACTGAGTAGATAGCGATCCACCCTTGACCACAATCCCTGATTCAAGAGAGCTGCAATGAAACaaacaattaaattaaattacctCTGTCATAATTACAGTGGTACTTTGATGGGCAACAGCCCTAACATaggtattttttttagtttggttGTCCTTTTGTGTGCTAAAATCTCCACACTCCCCAAAAGGAAAATACACAACACAAATAATACAGTATGAACAGAAATTAAACTTCGAACATAATAGCTAAAATTAGTAAATTGAGTCACAAACTGTAGCTAAAATTAGTAAATTAAGTCACAAACTTGGTTACATAACCAATTATACTCAAAAGTGAAGGTGCCATTTAAGCCAAAGTGGCTGTTGGGTATTCAACTCAAGGGACTGGGATACCCACCTGGTCATGGGACTAGTTTTCACAGAACCAATTAAACTcaaaagtcaaggtaccactttAAGCTAAAGTGGCTGTTGGGTATTCTATTCAAGGGACTGGGATACCCACCTGGTCACGGGACTAGTTTTGTCCGGGCCGAGCTGGGACAGGACAAAGTGAGGCGCCTTGGCACTGTCAGCGTCAAACACATCCATGCTGTCCTCTGGGGGAGCAGGCTTGGGGCCCGGCCGCTGGCGAGGGGTTCGTTTTCTTGACTTGCGCGGCACCTCCGTGTTGTCATTGTAGGAGAAGGAGCTAACCAAACTGAAGTTGGAAACCGAGTCATCGGCCCATATGCTACTGCTTTGCTCAGACTCTGGCCCCGGTGCCCCGGCTACAGGGGTCTCTTCTAAGCAGGACATCTGACTCTCATCGAACAGGTCCTCAGGTGGCGGGGATATGCTCAATACAGGTCTCCGCTTTGATGGAGTGTTTTGAGGCTGCTGAACTCCTAGACCTGACCCAGGATCTCCAGCTGCAGTGCCAGCTCCACTGTTGCTCCTGTTGGGAGCAGACATAGCTCCTGCCTCCATGACTTGCACTTCTGACGCTACAGCTCCATCCCCTCCAGTCGTGTGAAGATGATGGGGGGCCTTGAGATGGTCGGAAGAGGACGGGCCAACGGAGCTTGGGGCTCCCATGgccaaggaggaggaggcagagggGTTGGAGGTGGAAGATGTGGCATCTGTAGCAGCATAAGACAAATAAGTCAGTAAGGACGATCGGCACGGAGCGGGCTAGCAGTCCCACTCAAGCAGTCCCACTCAAGCAGCTGAATTTGTGCAGGGTTTGAATTGGTTTCCCCTCTTCCCAACAGTAATTTCTAGAATGTTATGGGTCCTATGCCCTCActgtgcatgcgagagctgtcaaGCATTGATCACAAATTCTGAAGTTAAAGTTGAGAAGGGTACTATAGGGCCCACAATGTTTTGATTCCTACAAAGCCCCTTCTCCCAGAAATCAATGTGACAAAACTGACATGCTtcatttacaaaaacaaaagcaaactaCAAATTCGTACATACACATTGCCAGAAAGAAACTTAACAAAATCTGGTCAAAAGTTTCATCTATAGCCCAATTTGCAAGCTGCTAATGTGGAGTCAAATTAAATTTGCCAGAGTTGCCAGGGTTATCATTTACACTTTGTGCAATGTGCATTCAGTAGTCAAAAGTATTTTGCGCATGCCAATTGGAAGATTTTGTTGGGACTGAGCGTAGCCATAGAGACAGAATAAACAAGCCTCTGACCTATGGAGCAGTGAACTGCAGACCATTTTATATGCAGACACTCCCTGCCTCAGAGGGAACTTCCTGCAATAAAAACGAGACAGCCAATGAGCAACAAGAGAGCTGATCATTCAAGATTCTGTCAATCAGTAAATTGGATATCTTCAAATTGTGGAGGGAGCactgctttgtgatgttttgaAGCATTCATTAGGTTCCTGATCCTCAGAGGGACTTTACAGCATCTCATGCTTCCGATCAGCACTGTTTAGGGTCAGGATAGAAAAAAGATTCATTAACAGTGCAGCTGTCTCAATAATAACACTGTTGACCAGTTTGCTCTTAAGATGCAATTCCAGACTAAAATCGTTCCCATTTAGAACAGGTGGTGGCTCTCCTGAACCACGATCCAAGGTCAGACCACATAAATGTGTCGAGTCCAATGATTAGGCAACTTCACAATTTCATTAGAATGCATGGATCTTTTATATGTGGGAAAAATGGCAGCTTCTCTCAAGTGCAGAGTTGTAACTTTAATAACTTGAAACTTCACACTCGGAGTATTTACTGTAGAATTGAGAACCACACATTCTTGTTTTTGAAGTACTTTTGCCTTTATCGAAAAGATTGAGCACTACCACTCACTACACTGACACCTTCTGAAAGATGTGTAAATGTGTCTCAGTAAGTGAAAGAATAGCACATTGGCACAAACTACATAATCACACATAACAGCCTCTATAATGTAGGTGATGCCAGAATGAACGGTTATTTGAGGCCACGGCGAGTCTCTTGATCCGTGGCGCCAGATGATGCTGCATTGATGTTTTACTGCACGGTAAGAGTTTATGAcccaaatgtttattttcaaattcccCCAAAAagccaaaagacaaaaaacatcAAGCACAAGCATCAGAGGGAGACGTGCAGCAAAATGTGAGTGAGGTGACAAACAAAGTCTGTTAGGCATTCTGTCAGTGCAAAACAGCTTGAATGGATGGACATTATTTTGTGGGCCTATAAATATGGCAATGACCTAAGGCCCATCTCGGGATTGACCAAAGAAATGTTTAACCAGGACAGATTCTTAGCTAAAAAATGTAATGGCTGAGAAGGCAGGACATAGAGGACAAAGACAGAACAGCCACAAGCAAGATGAGACCCCCTTGATGCCTCCATTTAATTAAACTACCGgtacttttgtgttttatttcataCACGGCAAAAGCTTGATTTAAGAGTTGTTTTATTTCATGACCTAGTTTAGTTGAAGCAGACAAATATGAGCTAAAGTAATCTAGGAGCTGCAAGCAAACTATAACACAAATCGCATGGGCAGCTACAAAAGGATGCAAGCTAAAAACTAGGATCAAATTAAACAGTACCCTATAGATACTTGAAAACAACTTTAAATAGATTTTCCTACATGAAATGCGTGTATGAAACATGAAAAATATTCAAAGGGTAAAATGAATGTCCTGACAAAATGTAGACTAAAACGTTTTACTTGACTAAACACAGACAAATGTTTTCTTGGACTAAAAGACTAACAAGTTGACTAAAACTTAACTAAATGAATTTGAGATCAGGCTGACTAAATGTGCTTAAAATAAACCAGTGCAATTGATATCGGACTAAAGATGGGGCTAAATTTAAAAATACTTGATAAAATTAACACTACAGCGGTTATGAACAGTTGTGAAAGCCATTCATAATTTTCTAAATTGTTATTATCCTATTTTCAAAAGGGTTATATAACCAAAAAGCTTGCTGAAACACAACTTgccaacataataataataatgtcaatCATTTTCAATAAACTACAGGCTTAAATTAAAGAATGCTGTACACAAAACTcgcatagaaaaaaataaataaattatgagGCGATCAATAAACAAACCTAGATAGTAAGGGATAAATATAGCATAACAGAGATAAGACTTGAGCAACTAGAAACACCCACCATTCACATGTTCCAATAATTTAGCTCACCTGAAAAGATGTAAATATCATGAATAAAAGCTGGGAATCAGAAATTTTGCCTCATGTCCAaacttcaataaaaacaaagaaattacCTGTCCCAATAATTATGGATGGACTATGTGTAGATTGTCTGGATGTTCCCTGCAATTAGCTGACGACCAGTTTGGGGTGTATCTTACCTCTTATACATAAGTCAGCTGGGCTAGGCACCAGCAAAACCGCAACCCAATAAGCTGTACAGAAATtgaatggatggacggatagaAAGCTAATTACTCGGGTTGGGTGGTATTCAAATTTTGACACCATTTTACCATCTCCTCATTACACTCGGGTGTACAGTAATACTGTCACTAATTTTAGACTTTGTAGCTTGTGTTGACCTCTGCAAGTAAAGGCTGCAGTCACGACCCAAATTCACCATCAATGTTCGTATCCCTTTTAATCAAGTTTGAATGGGTTACTAATTGTACTGTTGTTGAAAAATATGTCCCAAAAAAGaatttatctaaaaaaaaaaaacaatagtaaATGGTAACtaagcactcagcattaagggttggaattggggggttagatcaccaaatgattcccgggcgcggctccgctgctgctcactgctcccttcggggatgggttaaatgcagagacaaatttcaccacacccagatgtgtgtgtgacaaacattgggtctttaccttttttttttttttttttacctttttaaaATGCACTTTTATAGTGCTTTACCTACACCATATGTTGTTCAAAGGACTTAACAAGCCGCAAATTAAATTTTTGTTAAATGTCTTAGTTATAGTCCCTTTTTTGCCAGTAGGACAGTGAAGAGCAGCATGCACACATTGCAGTAGCAGAATGGAAGATGAACATGGTGTCCTCAACACAAAGACTAA harbors:
- the nfat5a gene encoding nuclear factor of activated T-cells 5a isoform X1 translates to MPSDFVSLLSSDLDLNSPKSLYSKESVYDLLPKELQLQQSSTQTDSTTMSQKSGGEAGPPPSAALASDATSSTSNPSASSSLAMGAPSSVGPSSSDHLKAPHHLHTTGGDGAVASEVQVMEAGAMSAPNRSNSGAGTAAGDPGSGLGVQQPQNTPSKRRPVLSISPPPEDLFDESQMSCLEETPVAGAPGPESEQSSSIWADDSVSNFSLVSSFSYNDNTEVPRKSRKRTPRQRPGPKPAPPEDSMDVFDADSAKAPHFVLSQLGPDKTSPVTSSLESGIVVKGGSLSTQFPQRSNGKELKMLVQPETQHRARYLTEGSRGSVKDRTQQGFPTIKLEGVSEPVVLQVFVANDAGRVKPHGFYQACRVTGRNTTACTEVDIEGTTVIEIPLEPSNDMTLAVDCVGILKLRNADVEARIGVAGSKKKSTRARLAFRVSIPQTDGSTLTLQVTSSPILCTQPAGVPEILKKSLHSCSVRGGEEVFIIGKNFLKGTKVIFQENIADDSSWQAEANIDMDLFHQNHLIVTVPPFHNQSITSPVSVGIFVMTNAGKSHEAQPFTYSPDSADNTDAQAVKTEEPSFKTCIFDGQIQTVSSDQTDCSSQPVKRQEDTPMEVSSNPQPTNVFKQSPGPVVSVQQTLELSSSPHSSGESFQSSMPLQPEDVELPQAPSVFPSLESLNTIQKQDIAPTASFPMSGDPTIPPVTPEVPQQFLRDPQESIPSENSTSGGVVVVAMSQIAAPSPPQPQQSQVPLFAQEGVAQLERAVRELQAGGNTTLQQVIEAAVAQQQQQQQQQQQQQQQQQLNSVLYSPTSAADTLQQHVQENMNSLRLGATDSSLSPQQQLQIQQQQMQQQHQQMQQQQQQQQQMEQFQQQQILGNLQQQQHHLQQQQQQVLGNMQIQQQLLLQPQDQQQLQQQQILENIQQQQLQQNQQQVLNNIQLQDQQQNHILSNLQQHQLQQQQSQALSNLQQQQLQEQQVLENLKQQFQAELLQPQIHSNPQVQQPVSLLQQPREMLTIQTSFPTQPPSHTSPPQQLFQSPRPIAETQSSQQQVQAALLQNTLTVLTGGNLNTEQQSTGSALYLSPSSQSQQQQQLAFISTMETSNSQPQPVAMFHNQPQAQLSQMQQQSTPMEHQQSPQQNQQQSPQLSIGQQGSLFQSIPNHSQANPLPQNQLSQPQQTGLLLCTADLNPQTIIFSTQTQGSAPMGSIPVGLSQPETAEPMSFQDQSSLANTSTSTQNQQQSIFQEQQPMQVGTSSSSVPNNQSVELFLPQASLSGLQSTLGSQELNNQATAPGTTIFVVQNTVGVVDSPGQQPPEQLFQTNVGETVAQRGPANLFVFGIQNDTPQLLNSSGSTLPVQNQSQNTGHMQPLMEQPLAQATPTMHSSLQSSLQAHMQTSLQNAMQANTQVTLQPVLQASIDTSLPTPMQTNLQIPSSIQNTLQGSISAAADMGKIEDLLESLQKQ
- the nfat5a gene encoding nuclear factor of activated T-cells 5a isoform X2; translation: MSQKSGGEAGPPPSAALASDATSSTSNPSASSSLAMGAPSSVGPSSSDHLKAPHHLHTTGGDGAVASEVQVMEAGAMSAPNRSNSGAGTAAGDPGSGLGVQQPQNTPSKRRPVLSISPPPEDLFDESQMSCLEETPVAGAPGPESEQSSSIWADDSVSNFSLVSSFSYNDNTEVPRKSRKRTPRQRPGPKPAPPEDSMDVFDADSAKAPHFVLSQLGPDKTSPVTSSLESGIVVKGGSLSTQFPQRSNGKELKMLVQPETQHRARYLTEGSRGSVKDRTQQGFPTIKLEGVSEPVVLQVFVANDAGRVKPHGFYQACRVTGRNTTACTEVDIEGTTVIEIPLEPSNDMTLAVDCVGILKLRNADVEARIGVAGSKKKSTRARLAFRVSIPQTDGSTLTLQVTSSPILCTQPAGVPEILKKSLHSCSVRGGEEVFIIGKNFLKGTKVIFQENIADDSSWQAEANIDMDLFHQNHLIVTVPPFHNQSITSPVSVGIFVMTNAGKSHEAQPFTYSPDSADNTDAQAVKTEEPSFKTCIFDGQIQTVSSDQTDCSSQPVKRQEDTPMEVSSNPQPTNVFKQSPGPVVSVQQTLELSSSPHSSGESFQSSMPLQPEDVELPQAPSVFPSLESLNTIQKQDIAPTASFPMSGDPTIPPVTPEVPQQFLRDPQESIPSENSTSGGVVVVAMSQIAAPSPPQPQQSQVPLFAQEGVAQLERAVRELQAGGNTTLQQVIEAAVAQQQQQQQQQQQQQQQQQLNSVLYSPTSAADTLQQHVQENMNSLRLGATDSSLSPQQQLQIQQQQMQQQHQQMQQQQQQQQQMEQFQQQQILGNLQQQQHHLQQQQQQVLGNMQIQQQLLLQPQDQQQLQQQQILENIQQQQLQQNQQQVLNNIQLQDQQQNHILSNLQQHQLQQQQSQALSNLQQQQLQEQQVLENLKQQFQAELLQPQIHSNPQVQQPVSLLQQPREMLTIQTSFPTQPPSHTSPPQQLFQSPRPIAETQSSQQQVQAALLQNTLTVLTGGNLNTEQQSTGSALYLSPSSQSQQQQQLAFISTMETSNSQPQPVAMFHNQPQAQLSQMQQQSTPMEHQQSPQQNQQQSPQLSIGQQGSLFQSIPNHSQANPLPQNQLSQPQQTGLLLCTADLNPQTIIFSTQTQGSAPMGSIPVGLSQPETAEPMSFQDQSSLANTSTSTQNQQQSIFQEQQPMQVGTSSSSVPNNQSVELFLPQASLSGLQSTLGSQELNNQATAPGTTIFVVQNTVGVVDSPGQQPPEQLFQTNVGETVAQRGPANLFVFGIQNDTPQLLNSSGSTLPVQNQSQNTGHMQPLMEQPLAQATPTMHSSLQSSLQAHMQTSLQNAMQANTQVTLQPVLQASIDTSLPTPMQTNLQIPSSIQNTLQGSISAAADMGKIEDLLESLQKQ
- the nfat5a gene encoding nuclear factor of activated T-cells 5a isoform X3, whose amino-acid sequence is MGAPSSVGPSSSDHLKAPHHLHTTGGDGAVASEVQVMEAGAMSAPNRSNSGAGTAAGDPGSGLGVQQPQNTPSKRRPVLSISPPPEDLFDESQMSCLEETPVAGAPGPESEQSSSIWADDSVSNFSLVSSFSYNDNTEVPRKSRKRTPRQRPGPKPAPPEDSMDVFDADSAKAPHFVLSQLGPDKTSPVTSSLESGIVVKGGSLSTQFPQRSNGKELKMLVQPETQHRARYLTEGSRGSVKDRTQQGFPTIKLEGVSEPVVLQVFVANDAGRVKPHGFYQACRVTGRNTTACTEVDIEGTTVIEIPLEPSNDMTLAVDCVGILKLRNADVEARIGVAGSKKKSTRARLAFRVSIPQTDGSTLTLQVTSSPILCTQPAGVPEILKKSLHSCSVRGGEEVFIIGKNFLKGTKVIFQENIADDSSWQAEANIDMDLFHQNHLIVTVPPFHNQSITSPVSVGIFVMTNAGKSHEAQPFTYSPDSADNTDAQAVKTEEPSFKTCIFDGQIQTVSSDQTDCSSQPVKRQEDTPMEVSSNPQPTNVFKQSPGPVVSVQQTLELSSSPHSSGESFQSSMPLQPEDVELPQAPSVFPSLESLNTIQKQDIAPTASFPMSGDPTIPPVTPEVPQQFLRDPQESIPSENSTSGGVVVVAMSQIAAPSPPQPQQSQVPLFAQEGVAQLERAVRELQAGGNTTLQQVIEAAVAQQQQQQQQQQQQQQQQQLNSVLYSPTSAADTLQQHVQENMNSLRLGATDSSLSPQQQLQIQQQQMQQQHQQMQQQQQQQQQMEQFQQQQILGNLQQQQHHLQQQQQQVLGNMQIQQQLLLQPQDQQQLQQQQILENIQQQQLQQNQQQVLNNIQLQDQQQNHILSNLQQHQLQQQQSQALSNLQQQQLQEQQVLENLKQQFQAELLQPQIHSNPQVQQPVSLLQQPREMLTIQTSFPTQPPSHTSPPQQLFQSPRPIAETQSSQQQVQAALLQNTLTVLTGGNLNTEQQSTGSALYLSPSSQSQQQQQLAFISTMETSNSQPQPVAMFHNQPQAQLSQMQQQSTPMEHQQSPQQNQQQSPQLSIGQQGSLFQSIPNHSQANPLPQNQLSQPQQTGLLLCTADLNPQTIIFSTQTQGSAPMGSIPVGLSQPETAEPMSFQDQSSLANTSTSTQNQQQSIFQEQQPMQVGTSSSSVPNNQSVELFLPQASLSGLQSTLGSQELNNQATAPGTTIFVVQNTVGVVDSPGQQPPEQLFQTNVGETVAQRGPANLFVFGIQNDTPQLLNSSGSTLPVQNQSQNTGHMQPLMEQPLAQATPTMHSSLQSSLQAHMQTSLQNAMQANTQVTLQPVLQASIDTSLPTPMQTNLQIPSSIQNTLQGSISAAADMGKIEDLLESLQKQ
- the nfat5a gene encoding nuclear factor of activated T-cells 5a isoform X4, yielding MTSSLESGIVVKGGSLSTQFPQRSNGKELKMLVQPETQHRARYLTEGSRGSVKDRTQQGFPTIKLEGVSEPVVLQVFVANDAGRVKPHGFYQACRVTGRNTTACTEVDIEGTTVIEIPLEPSNDMTLAVDCVGILKLRNADVEARIGVAGSKKKSTRARLAFRVSIPQTDGSTLTLQVTSSPILCTQPAGVPEILKKSLHSCSVRGGEEVFIIGKNFLKGTKVIFQENIADDSSWQAEANIDMDLFHQNHLIVTVPPFHNQSITSPVSVGIFVMTNAGKSHEAQPFTYSPDSADNTDAQAVKTEEPSFKTCIFDGQIQTVSSDQTDCSSQPVKRQEDTPMEVSSNPQPTNVFKQSPGPVVSVQQTLELSSSPHSSGESFQSSMPLQPEDVELPQAPSVFPSLESLNTIQKQDIAPTASFPMSGDPTIPPVTPEVPQQFLRDPQESIPSENSTSGGVVVVAMSQIAAPSPPQPQQSQVPLFAQEGVAQLERAVRELQAGGNTTLQQVIEAAVAQQQQQQQQQQQQQQQQQLNSVLYSPTSAADTLQQHVQENMNSLRLGATDSSLSPQQQLQIQQQQMQQQHQQMQQQQQQQQQMEQFQQQQILGNLQQQQHHLQQQQQQVLGNMQIQQQLLLQPQDQQQLQQQQILENIQQQQLQQNQQQVLNNIQLQDQQQNHILSNLQQHQLQQQQSQALSNLQQQQLQEQQVLENLKQQFQAELLQPQIHSNPQVQQPVSLLQQPREMLTIQTSFPTQPPSHTSPPQQLFQSPRPIAETQSSQQQVQAALLQNTLTVLTGGNLNTEQQSTGSALYLSPSSQSQQQQQLAFISTMETSNSQPQPVAMFHNQPQAQLSQMQQQSTPMEHQQSPQQNQQQSPQLSIGQQGSLFQSIPNHSQANPLPQNQLSQPQQTGLLLCTADLNPQTIIFSTQTQGSAPMGSIPVGLSQPETAEPMSFQDQSSLANTSTSTQNQQQSIFQEQQPMQVGTSSSSVPNNQSVELFLPQASLSGLQSTLGSQELNNQATAPGTTIFVVQNTVGVVDSPGQQPPEQLFQTNVGETVAQRGPANLFVFGIQNDTPQLLNSSGSTLPVQNQSQNTGHMQPLMEQPLAQATPTMHSSLQSSLQAHMQTSLQNAMQANTQVTLQPVLQASIDTSLPTPMQTNLQIPSSIQNTLQGSISAAADMGKIEDLLESLQKQ